In a single window of the Caproicibacterium sp. BJN0003 genome:
- a CDS encoding putative ABC transporter permease has product MCLINRVCNQDLGKKPLLVRCCAGGATITTVEFFTGLIVNIGMGRSVWDYSSLPLNFLGQICPLYSGLWALLSLPAMGICDGIFRFLSKIHLPSK; this is encoded by the coding sequence ATGTGTCTCATCAATCGGGTATGTAATCAAGATCTTGGAAAAAAGCCGCTTCTGGTTCGCTGCTGTGCAGGCGGTGCAACTATTACTACGGTAGAATTTTTCACCGGACTCATCGTGAATATTGGCATGGGCCGCTCCGTTTGGGATTATTCCAGTCTTCCTCTCAATTTTCTTGGACAAATCTGCCCTCTCTATTCCGGACTTTGGGCTCTGCTTTCTTTGCCCGCCATGGGGATCTGTGACGGAATTTTCCGCTTCCTTTCCAAGATCCATCTTCCCTCTAAATAA
- a CDS encoding MATE family efflux transporter — protein sequence MTRDMTTGSIPKHMLVYAVPLLFGNIFQQLYHTVDSVVVGKYNGKESLAAIGAAGPIMNILLFIIVGLSMGASILMAEQFGAKDYPRLRRELSTSLIAGIAFTLVISIISVFAAPLFLIWTNTPSDILEESTRYLRIVSAGMLFSCIYNVFAAALRSVGDSRTPLIVLIITSLLNIALDVWFVGYLGLGLEGAAWATIFSQAISSIVLTLYVHIKVPLLRLSKETLKIDFSLLKTTTSYGTTSAVQQTVVYLGRVLVQSAVNSLGVDSMAAFNAAFNLDSFAISPGDALAASVTTIVAQNRGAKKYDRVPKGFHSGLIIGIFYTLFIAAIVYCFPEILMGLFLNGGDINIIQMGSGYLRSMAVFYLATAFTQTMQGLFRGLGHLNVTLLGSLIQIGIRVLITYLMIYTLGINAVAIGTGIGWLCMIVYETIVWVRYKRHELFPQENSEENEEESEEKFKA from the coding sequence ATGACACGCGATATGACCACTGGAAGTATCCCAAAACACATGCTTGTCTATGCGGTTCCGCTGCTGTTCGGAAATATTTTTCAGCAGCTTTACCATACCGTGGATTCTGTTGTGGTTGGAAAATACAACGGAAAAGAATCATTGGCTGCGATCGGCGCAGCAGGTCCTATCATGAATATTCTTCTATTTATTATTGTTGGTCTTTCGATGGGTGCTTCTATTCTGATGGCGGAACAATTCGGTGCAAAAGATTATCCGCGGCTTCGTCGGGAACTTTCCACTTCGCTGATTGCTGGAATTGCTTTTACTTTAGTAATTTCTATTATTTCTGTTTTCGCAGCACCGCTTTTTCTCATATGGACCAATACCCCTTCTGATATTTTAGAGGAAAGCACCCGATATCTGCGAATTGTCTCTGCAGGCATGCTGTTTTCCTGTATTTATAACGTTTTTGCTGCAGCGCTGCGTTCCGTAGGCGACTCTCGCACCCCACTGATTGTGCTGATTATAACCTCTCTCTTAAATATTGCTTTAGATGTCTGGTTTGTCGGTTATCTTGGACTTGGATTGGAAGGAGCTGCGTGGGCCACCATCTTCTCTCAGGCAATCTCTTCCATCGTACTGACACTCTACGTTCATATCAAAGTCCCGCTGCTCCGACTCTCAAAGGAAACTCTCAAAATAGATTTTTCCTTGCTAAAGACAACTACCAGTTACGGCACCACTTCTGCAGTGCAGCAAACCGTCGTTTATCTCGGCCGAGTTTTAGTGCAGTCGGCTGTCAACTCTCTTGGTGTTGATTCCATGGCAGCTTTTAATGCCGCCTTCAACTTGGATAGTTTTGCAATTTCTCCCGGTGACGCATTGGCAGCTTCTGTTACAACGATTGTCGCACAGAATCGTGGGGCAAAAAAATACGATCGAGTCCCAAAAGGATTCCATAGTGGATTAATAATTGGTATTTTCTATACATTGTTTATCGCCGCTATTGTCTACTGTTTTCCGGAAATTTTAATGGGACTTTTCCTAAACGGCGGAGATATTAATATTATTCAAATGGGTTCTGGTTATTTACGGTCAATGGCGGTTTTTTACCTTGCAACTGCTTTTACCCAGACCATGCAGGGGTTGTTCCGTGGATTAGGACATCTCAATGTAACATTATTGGGTTCGTTAATCCAAATCGGAATCCGTGTTTTAATTACTTATTTAATGATTTACACACTCGGAATCAATGCAGTTGCCATCGGTACCGGAATCGGTTGGCTCTGCATGATCGTTTATGAAACAATTGTCTGGGTCCGCTATAAACGCCATGAACTTTTCCCCCAGGAAAATTCTGAAGAAAACGAAGAAGAATCCGAAGAAAAATTCAAAGCATAA
- a CDS encoding MurR/RpiR family transcriptional regulator produces the protein MLDLIEERALKAKLTAKDKKVLDYLLQNKETYCCFETSGEIAQKLKVSPSCVVRLSAKLGFESFSQLKRVMQEELCKKRAGVKIPYEKIGQYENLTDEQRIAAIRQNITANIQRDQQIETSRLIEGANLLLNAKRIFVVGHRCVAGFAQSFGVMLSCIRPHVQVVNGTLPMVDTLSDLNEKDVLVAIAFERYSSSTVFAVKMAKEAHTKVIAMTDSYVSPIAQGAAVTLVSSGENFSFYNSYASLEMNLEILVGLLSAHNKKQNEERLKKMEQYLEKNGEY, from the coding sequence ATGCTGGATTTAATAGAAGAAAGAGCATTAAAAGCAAAGCTAACAGCAAAGGATAAAAAAGTTTTAGACTATCTGCTTCAAAATAAAGAAACTTATTGCTGCTTTGAAACTTCCGGAGAAATTGCGCAGAAGCTTAAAGTTAGCCCGAGCTGCGTGGTACGGCTTTCTGCAAAACTTGGATTTGAGAGCTTTTCTCAGCTAAAACGCGTAATGCAGGAGGAACTGTGTAAAAAGCGTGCAGGGGTGAAGATTCCCTATGAAAAAATTGGGCAGTATGAAAATTTGACGGATGAGCAGAGAATTGCTGCGATTCGTCAGAATATCACTGCAAATATACAAAGGGACCAGCAGATCGAAACCAGCCGATTGATCGAAGGAGCCAATCTTCTTTTAAATGCAAAACGGATTTTTGTAGTGGGACATCGTTGTGTCGCTGGATTTGCACAGTCATTTGGAGTGATGCTTTCCTGTATTCGCCCTCACGTTCAGGTCGTTAACGGAACTTTGCCGATGGTGGATACTCTGTCGGACTTAAATGAGAAGGATGTGCTTGTTGCAATCGCTTTTGAGAGATATTCCAGTTCTACTGTTTTTGCAGTGAAAATGGCGAAGGAAGCACATACAAAAGTGATCGCAATGACGGACAGCTATGTTTCTCCAATTGCACAGGGAGCGGCGGTTACATTGGTCAGCAGCGGCGAAAATTTTTCTTTTTATAATTCTTATGCCAGCCTTGAAATGAATCTTGAGATACTAGTAGGGCTTCTTAGTGCACACAATAAAAAGCAGAATGAAGAACGCCTCAAAAAAATGGAGCAGTATCTGGAAAAGAATGGGGAATATTAA
- the sigK gene encoding RNA polymerase sporulation sigma factor SigK gives MLTALFGGILSGILFLVLHVTGNGTFPRALSYAEEQDCLKRMAQGDPSARQKLIEHNLRLVAHIIKKYYSSSADQDDLISIGTIGLIKAINTFKPEKGIKLSSYAARCVENEILMYFRSLRKTAQDISMNEPIDSDKDGGQLTLCDVMASDRSIAEDLDGKIQSEQLHAYIKKALTPREQTIVCLRYGLQNHKPLTQREVAKKLGISRSYVSRIEKKALEKLKARFEEVGIKS, from the coding sequence ATGCTGACTGCACTCTTCGGCGGTATCTTGTCCGGAATCCTTTTTCTGGTTCTTCACGTTACAGGCAACGGAACATTTCCAAGAGCACTCTCTTATGCAGAAGAGCAAGACTGCCTCAAAAGGATGGCACAGGGAGATCCCAGCGCCCGGCAAAAACTAATCGAGCACAATCTTCGTTTGGTCGCACATATTATCAAAAAGTACTACAGCAGTTCTGCGGATCAAGATGATTTGATTTCCATTGGCACAATCGGCCTCATTAAAGCGATCAATACTTTTAAACCGGAAAAAGGGATTAAGCTTTCAAGTTACGCCGCAAGATGTGTAGAAAATGAAATTTTAATGTATTTTCGTTCTCTTCGAAAAACTGCGCAGGATATCTCCATGAACGAGCCCATTGACAGTGACAAAGACGGCGGTCAACTGACTTTGTGCGACGTAATGGCTTCTGACCGCAGCATTGCAGAAGACCTAGACGGAAAGATACAATCAGAACAGCTTCACGCTTACATAAAGAAAGCTTTGACTCCGCGGGAGCAAACGATCGTCTGTCTGCGGTACGGCCTCCAAAACCACAAGCCGCTGACACAGCGGGAAGTTGCCAAAAAGCTTGGGATTTCAAGAAGCTATGTCAGCCGTATTGAGAAAAAAGCGCTCGAAAAACTAAAAGCTCGATTTGAAGAAGTTGGCATCAAAAGTTAA
- the pyrH gene encoding UMP kinase, which yields MQPKYKRVLLKLSGESLAGDAGHGIDFDTVLKICRPIKTCSLMGVQIAIVVGGGNFWRGRSSGKMDRTRADHMGMLATAINALGVADALEQLGVAVRVQTAIAMQEIAEPYIRNRAVRHLEKNRIVVLGCGTGNPFFSTDTAAALRAAEIDADIILKATMVDGIYDSDPKKNPDAKKFETLTYMDVLNKDLKVMDSTAASLCRDNHIPICVFDIADPNNIEKAICGQPIGTIVKEDEVL from the coding sequence ATGCAGCCAAAATATAAACGCGTTCTTTTAAAGCTAAGCGGGGAATCCCTCGCTGGAGATGCGGGACACGGAATTGATTTTGATACGGTCCTTAAAATTTGCCGTCCGATAAAGACTTGTTCTTTGATGGGGGTGCAGATTGCCATTGTTGTAGGCGGCGGCAATTTCTGGCGCGGCCGCTCCAGTGGAAAGATGGACCGTACTAGAGCCGACCATATGGGAATGTTGGCGACTGCAATCAATGCATTGGGGGTTGCAGATGCTTTGGAGCAGTTGGGGGTAGCGGTGCGTGTACAGACAGCAATCGCTATGCAGGAGATTGCTGAGCCTTATATCCGTAACCGCGCAGTCCGCCATCTTGAGAAAAACCGTATTGTCGTTTTGGGCTGTGGTACCGGAAATCCGTTCTTCTCTACGGATACTGCTGCTGCTCTGCGTGCTGCCGAAATTGATGCGGATATTATTTTAAAGGCAACTATGGTGGATGGAATCTATGACAGTGATCCAAAAAAGAATCCGGATGCCAAAAAGTTTGAGACACTAACTTATATGGATGTGCTCAATAAAGATTTAAAAGTTATGGACAGCACAGCTGCTTCCCTTTGCAGGGATAATCATATTCCAATTTGCGTATTTGATATTGCAGACCCTAATAATATTGAAAAGGCAATTTGTGGCCAGCCAATCGGTACAATCGTAAAGGAGGATGAAGTCCTATGA
- the frr gene encoding ribosome recycling factor yields the protein MKQVLDQSESKMQKTLSVLREEYVEIRAGRANPNVLNKVMVDYYGTPTAISQLAAVSVTEARVLTIQPWDQSVCHAVEKAILSSDIGINPQSDGKVIRLIFPQMTEDRRKELAKEIAKQAEESKIAIRSIRRDAMEKLKSMKKSTEITEDDLKEAEKKMQDLTDKYCKEIDTLLEKKKKEIMEI from the coding sequence ATGAAACAGGTATTGGATCAATCAGAATCTAAAATGCAGAAAACGCTGAGCGTACTTCGGGAAGAGTATGTAGAGATACGCGCAGGACGTGCAAATCCAAATGTGCTCAATAAAGTGATGGTCGATTATTATGGAACTCCTACTGCAATTAGCCAGCTTGCGGCTGTTTCAGTAACAGAAGCGCGTGTTTTAACGATTCAGCCGTGGGATCAGTCGGTCTGCCATGCGGTTGAAAAAGCAATCCTTTCTTCTGATATTGGGATCAATCCGCAGTCTGACGGCAAAGTAATTCGGTTGATTTTTCCGCAGATGACAGAGGATCGCCGCAAAGAGTTGGCAAAAGAAATTGCAAAGCAGGCAGAAGAATCTAAAATTGCTATTCGTTCAATTCGACGTGATGCGATGGAAAAATTAAAGAGCATGAAGAAGTCGACAGAGATTACAGAGGACGATTTAAAAGAAGCTGAGAAAAAAATGCAGGATCTTACGGATAAATACTGTAAAGAGATAGATACTCTTCTTGAGAAGAAGAAAAAGGAAATCATGGAGATTTAG
- a CDS encoding isoprenyl transferase translates to MEKQYVSAAPAPECLPAHLGIIMDGNGRWAEKKGLPRSAGHTAGAAVFKKITRYASSIGIRYLTVYAFSTENWSRPQEEVGALMILFKKYLQDSLRDFRNDDIKVRFIGDTSKFSPDLKKLIEETREVCKDRTGMVLNIAMNYGGRAEIVNAVHEIAENVQKGMLIPEEIDEKLISSYMDTAGQPDPDLIIRPSGEHRISNFLLWQSAYTEYVTMDILWPDFVPGNLNWALQEYVHRNRRFGGV, encoded by the coding sequence ATGGAAAAACAGTATGTAAGCGCCGCGCCGGCACCGGAGTGCCTGCCGGCGCATCTTGGCATTATCATGGATGGAAATGGCCGATGGGCCGAAAAGAAAGGACTGCCGCGTTCTGCAGGGCATACCGCCGGAGCTGCTGTCTTTAAAAAGATTACTCGCTATGCAAGTTCCATTGGAATTCGCTATCTGACGGTGTATGCTTTTTCGACTGAAAATTGGTCTCGCCCGCAGGAAGAAGTGGGAGCCTTGATGATTTTGTTTAAAAAATATCTGCAGGATTCTCTGCGGGATTTTCGCAATGATGATATCAAGGTGCGCTTTATTGGAGATACCAGTAAATTTTCCCCGGATTTGAAAAAGCTGATTGAAGAGACCCGGGAAGTTTGTAAGGACCGTACCGGTATGGTGCTCAATATTGCTATGAATTACGGTGGGCGGGCAGAAATTGTCAATGCAGTTCATGAAATTGCAGAGAACGTGCAAAAAGGAATGCTGATTCCGGAAGAAATTGATGAAAAATTGATCTCTTCCTATATGGATACCGCAGGACAGCCGGATCCCGATTTGATTATTCGGCCAAGCGGAGAGCATCGAATTTCAAATTTTCTGTTGTGGCAGTCGGCCTATACCGAATATGTGACGATGGATATTCTCTGGCCGGATTTTGTACCGGGGAATTTAAACTGGGCTCTACAGGAGTATGTACACCGCAATCGGCGGTTTGGAGGAGTGTAA
- a CDS encoding phosphatidate cytidylyltransferase, with protein MFSSLKDRSFSAGIIILFLGAVVIFNSIFPLALNIAIALISAASMYEIALALGVSKKPMLLWPTLIFACVLPFLSMGLQEATAYFLYTVVLFSTMIFYHDLISFREVGVLYSVALLIPTALETLIQLRHIGGKHGMFYVIVAIFAAWLADVGAYFAGNWFGKRKLCPNISPKKTVEGVIGGFVFEIGMLLLSGWFFQDVFWAGQVRVCYFTLFVIGVGGSALSVIGDLSFSLIKRSCHIKDFSEILPGHGGILDRFDSVIFVAPFVSILLRFMPLVYT; from the coding sequence ATGTTTTCTTCTTTAAAAGACCGTTCATTTTCCGCGGGAATCATTATCCTTTTTTTGGGTGCTGTTGTCATTTTTAATTCTATTTTTCCACTGGCACTCAATATTGCGATCGCTTTGATTTCAGCTGCATCAATGTACGAGATTGCTTTGGCATTAGGTGTTTCAAAAAAGCCGATGCTCCTTTGGCCTACTCTGATTTTTGCCTGTGTTTTGCCGTTCCTCTCTATGGGCCTTCAGGAGGCAACCGCTTATTTTCTTTACACGGTTGTCCTTTTTAGTACCATGATTTTTTATCATGATCTGATTTCATTCCGAGAAGTTGGTGTCCTCTATAGTGTAGCGCTTTTGATTCCGACTGCTTTGGAAACGCTGATTCAACTGCGGCATATTGGCGGAAAGCATGGAATGTTTTATGTGATTGTTGCAATTTTTGCTGCATGGCTTGCGGATGTGGGGGCCTATTTTGCAGGAAACTGGTTTGGAAAACGTAAGCTTTGTCCGAATATCAGCCCGAAAAAAACTGTCGAGGGTGTGATTGGCGGATTCGTTTTTGAAATTGGAATGTTGCTTTTGTCTGGGTGGTTTTTCCAGGATGTTTTCTGGGCTGGCCAGGTAAGAGTTTGTTATTTTACACTTTTTGTGATCGGAGTTGGCGGTTCAGCTCTTTCTGTAATCGGTGATTTGAGCTTTTCTCTTATTAAAAGAAGCTGCCATATTAAAGATTTCAGTGAGATCCTTCCCGGTCATGGCGGAATTCTCGATCGATTTGACAGCGTCATTTTTGTTGCACCATTTGTTTCGATTCTGCTCAGATTTATGCCGCTTGTCTATACCTAA
- a CDS encoding 1-deoxy-D-xylulose-5-phosphate reductoisomerase — protein sequence MKKIAVLGSTGSIGTQTLEVVRSLGMSVCALAAHSNIDLLEKQAREFKPQLVAAFDLHAAKDLRIRLKDTGIKVVQGMEGLCEAATIPQADLILNAVVGMVGLKPTLQAIAANKDVALANKETLVAGGQLVMDAVRQRRIQLIPVDSEHSAIFQCLQAADPKELNKILLTASGGPFFGKKAEELKNVTPQMALKHPNWKMGAKVTIDSATMMNKGLEMMEAGWLFHVPASMIEVVIHRESIVHSMVEFQDHAILAQMGVTDMRLPIQYALTYPKRVEGPVEELSLTDVGKLTFYPPDEKTFTCLHACKVAMDRGGLAPAAANGANEAAVSLFLQGKIGFLQIGELVTAALEEQKDVPSSTLDEILAADQAARQFVLEKAGQHF from the coding sequence ATGAAAAAAATTGCTGTTTTGGGTTCTACAGGATCGATTGGAACTCAGACTTTGGAGGTTGTCCGCAGTCTGGGAATGTCGGTCTGCGCCCTTGCTGCACATTCGAATATTGATCTGCTCGAAAAGCAGGCACGAGAATTCAAACCGCAACTTGTTGCGGCTTTTGATTTACATGCCGCAAAAGACCTTCGGATTCGGCTGAAAGATACTGGAATTAAAGTCGTTCAGGGAATGGAAGGCTTGTGTGAAGCGGCAACGATTCCGCAGGCAGATCTGATCCTCAACGCAGTTGTTGGAATGGTTGGGTTAAAACCGACGCTGCAGGCAATCGCTGCAAATAAAGACGTAGCGCTCGCCAATAAAGAAACTCTGGTAGCCGGCGGTCAGCTTGTGATGGATGCAGTACGCCAGCGCCGAATTCAGCTGATTCCAGTCGACAGTGAACACAGTGCGATTTTTCAATGCCTTCAGGCGGCGGATCCTAAAGAGCTCAATAAGATTCTTTTAACTGCTTCCGGTGGTCCGTTTTTTGGAAAGAAAGCGGAGGAGCTAAAAAATGTAACACCGCAGATGGCTTTAAAACACCCAAATTGGAAAATGGGTGCAAAAGTGACAATTGATTCTGCTACTATGATGAATAAGGGCTTAGAGATGATGGAAGCAGGCTGGCTTTTCCATGTTCCGGCGTCTATGATCGAAGTAGTGATTCACCGGGAGAGCATTGTGCATTCTATGGTCGAATTTCAGGATCATGCGATTTTGGCACAGATGGGCGTTACCGATATGCGGCTGCCAATTCAATATGCGCTTACATACCCCAAGCGAGTGGAAGGACCTGTAGAGGAGCTTTCCCTTACAGATGTAGGAAAACTGACTTTCTATCCGCCGGATGAGAAAACTTTTACTTGTCTGCATGCTTGTAAAGTTGCTATGGATCGCGGTGGATTGGCTCCGGCTGCAGCAAACGGTGCCAATGAGGCGGCAGTATCTCTTTTCCTGCAGGGGAAGATCGGATTTTTGCAGATTGGAGAATTGGTAACTGCTGCTTTGGAAGAGCAGAAAGATGTACCGTCCTCTACACTGGACGAAATTCTTGCAGCAGATCAGGCGGCAAGACAGTTTGTACTTGAAAAAGCCGGACAACATTTTTAA
- a CDS encoding M50 family metallopeptidase codes for MTVLVIIIAVLLFGLVILIHEGGHFVTAKLCGIQVNEFAIGMGPKLFHFTKGETEYSLRLFPIGGFCAMEGEDEESNNENAFENKPIWKRALVIAMGAIMNMVLGFVFVMILLIPQQKFASTTISVFQDNSATQAAGLQVGDRITGIDGYWVNTDKDLNFALALANPNDVDLTVQRDGKTIEFSDIKFHTTQTQDGSQVLTLDFYVMPVEKNFGTVMTKTFDDTISTVRMVWASLAGIAQGRFGLKDIAGPVGTFSMIGKVASQSVENGGFRLAMENMLYIIMVITVNLAVVNLLPIPALDGGKLLLLLIEKIRRKPLNRKIEERINIVGFSLLMALMMLITVNDVVRIFNGTGIGG; via the coding sequence ATGACCGTACTCGTCATTATCATTGCAGTGCTGCTGTTTGGATTGGTAATCCTGATTCATGAAGGAGGCCATTTTGTAACGGCAAAGCTTTGTGGAATCCAAGTAAATGAATTTGCAATCGGTATGGGTCCGAAGCTTTTTCATTTCACAAAAGGAGAAACAGAGTATTCCCTGCGCCTATTCCCAATCGGGGGATTTTGCGCAATGGAGGGAGAGGACGAGGAAAGCAATAACGAGAACGCTTTTGAAAACAAGCCAATTTGGAAACGAGCTCTAGTAATTGCCATGGGGGCAATTATGAACATGGTTTTAGGATTTGTATTTGTCATGATTTTGCTGATTCCACAGCAGAAATTTGCTTCTACGACGATCAGTGTCTTCCAAGACAATTCTGCTACACAGGCGGCAGGACTCCAAGTTGGAGACCGGATTACAGGAATCGACGGGTATTGGGTAAATACAGATAAAGATTTGAATTTTGCTCTGGCTCTGGCAAATCCCAATGACGTTGATCTGACGGTCCAGAGAGACGGAAAGACGATAGAATTTTCAGACATTAAGTTCCATACAACGCAGACGCAGGACGGCTCACAGGTGCTAACGCTGGACTTTTATGTGATGCCTGTAGAGAAAAATTTTGGAACCGTTATGACGAAAACTTTTGATGATACGATTTCAACAGTCCGAATGGTTTGGGCGAGCCTTGCAGGAATTGCACAGGGCAGATTCGGCTTAAAAGATATTGCAGGGCCGGTAGGGACATTCAGCATGATCGGAAAAGTAGCAAGCCAAAGTGTAGAGAACGGTGGATTTCGGCTTGCGATGGAAAACATGCTATATATCATTATGGTGATTACAGTTAACCTCGCTGTCGTGAATCTACTGCCGATTCCGGCTTTGGATGGTGGAAAGCTTCTGCTTTTGCTGATTGAAAAAATTCGCAGAAAGCCCTTAAATAGAAAGATAGAAGAACGAATTAATATCGTTGGCTTTTCCCTTTTGATGGCACTTATGATGCTGATTACCGTCAATGATGTGGTAAGAATCTTTAATGGAACGGGAATCGGAGGTTAA
- the ispG gene encoding flavodoxin-dependent (E)-4-hydroxy-3-methylbut-2-enyl-diphosphate synthase, with the protein MRKTRRVLVGTVPVGGGTPVSVQSMLNCPAHDVEGSVRQAKELSDAGCEIIRAAIPDEEAVRLIPAIKEAVSVPLVADIHFDYRLALLSAEAGVDAIRINPGNIGGDENVKAVADCCKKRHIPIRIGVNGGSLEPHILEKYGKPSPEALVESALYHASLLEKFQFEDIVLSMKSSDVDTMIRAYELCAQKCDYPLHLGVTEAGSERMGIIKSAIGIGSLLQRGIGDTIRVSLTADPVREVYAGKDILKALGLGKPGPQIVSCPTCGRTQINLIAIEEQVEKRLQNCTKPITVAVMGCVVNGPGEAREADVGIAGGNGVGLLFRHGKILRRVPEEKLVDALMEEIEAL; encoded by the coding sequence ATGAGGAAAACACGGAGAGTATTGGTCGGAACGGTGCCGGTAGGCGGCGGTACACCTGTTTCTGTACAGTCGATGCTAAATTGCCCTGCTCATGATGTGGAGGGCTCTGTTCGTCAGGCGAAGGAGCTTTCTGATGCCGGGTGTGAAATTATTCGTGCAGCAATTCCGGATGAAGAAGCAGTTCGGCTGATTCCTGCAATTAAAGAAGCAGTGTCGGTTCCGCTGGTTGCCGATATCCATTTTGATTATCGTCTGGCATTGCTTTCGGCAGAAGCCGGAGTAGACGCGATTCGAATTAATCCCGGAAATATCGGCGGGGATGAGAATGTCAAAGCGGTCGCTGACTGCTGCAAAAAGAGGCATATCCCTATTCGGATCGGTGTTAACGGCGGTTCTTTGGAACCTCATATTTTAGAAAAATATGGGAAGCCTTCTCCGGAAGCGCTGGTCGAAAGTGCACTTTATCATGCTTCTCTTTTGGAAAAATTTCAGTTTGAGGATATTGTTCTTTCGATGAAGTCTTCCGACGTGGACACGATGATCAGAGCATATGAGCTCTGTGCGCAGAAATGCGATTATCCGCTTCATTTGGGTGTAACGGAAGCCGGCAGCGAACGGATGGGGATTATTAAATCTGCGATTGGAATCGGTTCGCTCTTGCAGCGTGGAATTGGGGATACGATTCGAGTATCATTAACGGCAGATCCAGTGCGCGAAGTTTATGCGGGAAAAGATATTTTGAAAGCATTGGGCCTTGGAAAACCGGGTCCGCAGATCGTTTCGTGTCCTACTTGCGGAAGAACACAGATCAACCTGATTGCAATCGAAGAGCAAGTGGAAAAACGGCTGCAGAACTGTACAAAACCAATTACCGTTGCGGTGATGGGGTGTGTAGTAAACGGACCGGGAGAAGCAAGAGAAGCGGACGTTGGTATCGCCGGTGGGAATGGCGTAGGCCTTTTGTTTCGGCACGGCAAAATTTTGCGGCGTGTGCCGGAAGAAAAACTGGTGGATGCGTTGATGGAGGAAATTGAGGCACTTTAA